One Leishmania infantum JPCM5 genome chromosome 26 genomic window carries:
- a CDS encoding putative mitotubule-associated protein Gb4, giving the protein MTAVSVNENELVHLSVGDFVAILTHHMKDGKLHWILGSVETPPYLRDVEIRLWAKQRFEYYDEGDAPADPETAALMDRIAQVKDELRKSIDQAEDLTEQLRDRRAAIIQKIAEADRYVAESKAVRDAARDDVESISDRNWQELKSYRIPPKMVSVIIRAVMLLLSEDEARTWPHMQRVLRDFYFKRRITSYDPVTQLSPERRDYILQECVSKKSFRYDRAMQGSVAVGPIYYWVLAQLDSGEAQSQKEDVEQEKIARQKELRGVLKQISEQQERISEYQELMDDLDDQLRLCNQRNSDGSSVASHSRRRISISDRYAESFAAREGKEYLRPAFYAWKPTDRVIIVLRKNIVCNFGAVTSQEQEEGYNMSEPQIRMLDEALIRSQQALETICGDNEGEDDALEEDMLKQNDNETDHTVRKDEDILEERQRNAAEGKPTPIPTPQASDTNKVGIGAAEATSKLQRTFEGKNWHRILDRKREAIEAAFTEDSSECLKVPPYSIMIESLMVGSLIVDFSAQHDGQRSDAELQERVKTFEFPKVMSLYDEEDEEDDDGPEHQMKFGGDRWADMTPEHHDEIEAAFLADTSAATGALQDEIAVQDIRADADEGLTVDYSLLDKDRDPEEVQEQVDAYAYPAVWALYQRLAGLDAAAPIHQVRFRGERWADIMPGAEEAIRQAFAEDTADALGIAPQQVIPDEIRYEKGLTVPYTVLDCSLDGDEVDAKAEDYHYPNTWALYDRLVAEAVGAAYQKSFEGEHWETVLHAARPEVSEAFCTDTANAVKSEPGDVDPCSVDTDQNRLLVSYNVGDSQQRADEVRADTQEYPYPEVWALYQLVIAEEAEGTRKLSQTFDGEAWDAINAEMPEQVREAFTEDVSVATRVNPACVTIRDIKTSKKGMTVEYGIVREEGQSAYATRKAAKNFDYPVTWSLYEANKKSAPGHALSGVGEGESAIFERRFEGDDWDIVVEGCREELSDAFRADTARVLGVPKQSVRIISIEIGSPNVKYQLVDPPCEDREIERRMEEDELPEVMDLYRRCTRAEAEGATPALQDLEAMPPKVFDGDEWGFVMANQRAELEKAFVKDTADALGVSDDQVRVKEMKVGPYALRVQYSVRDCPSDEAAAQATVEDYAYPSMWEIYPDEEDLGNCQKTFDGTGWEAIVASREDDVRAAFAKDVAEALKAGEQSVVVKSVHANAEGLEVRYNVTSEACDSEQIMEMQQEYGYPNTWALYEEDEGNWVTTSHQLGFEGEDWVYVVQDKMPELQEAFVSCTAELFHLRPEHITNTKYTLGSLIVDFEFTHPARMSEEEIRRQLVTCPYEPVWELYGYHPWVPTEVTETTHNICFEGPGWATVLESQREELEECFKQGTAAALEVEPSDVRIDSADCAEECLFIRTTVTHHIFQDNELLQEQLTRYPYEEVWKLYAEDPNQSWTVTSHQVGFDGDDWMYIVSAKKEALEKAFRTCTGESLDLTDEHITNIVFEANEAALLTTFEVKHPKEQSEKEVNRRLAECDYMRVWELYIDHPYNPEENEVTSHEIGFEGDEWNKVIATQLKQLEEAIMLDTSEALEVTPNDITSITTSFENGNLLIVRLNIQHPVLQDEELIKEQLSRYPYERVWALYEDAPITPLSEEDAVRFNGTGEGESAIFERRFEGDDWDIVVEGCPEELSDAFRAEAARVLGVPKQSVRIISTEIGSLIVKYQIVDPPCEDSEIERRMEEDELPEVLNLYRRRIRAEDEGATTTSRVKPEGKKITTLEDCGFEGEDWDYVWSIKQEAMRKAFAKGVADALGIKPTDIQNINMEKSADGIVLGANVTHPLTQDYQMIRQTLKNHPFEELWALYETRPYNPAESVTTEHLIYFEGEEWDAVMAGKREEVVEAIRKDTASALELPADDVVSVCTKVEPTGLAATVVVSHSPLQDDELIHEELTKYDYERVWALYCPESGPLHGTKHFDGLNWADVIGSDKDGVMQAFRDDTAAAVSMRPDDVDVDDIRTTGLGMDVDYTVNLANTSGEDIEHTLRTYPYPNVWGHYRVEDEITTQQNCGFKGEDWDYVWLIKQEAMRKAFAKGVADALGIKPTDIQNINMEKSADGIVLGANVTHPLTQDYQMIRQTLKNHPFEELWALYETRPCGQGDLKSALGGTGDRESGRLQRLFEGDDWDLVLEGCPEDATDAFRKGVADSVHVSKSDVVVMAWHLGSLIMSYKVRNCDMEDAEINDRVRAHEFPELMALYRARVRHGQKGEGGATEGSPMRKEKVITVDIVDEAEVPEGYTRVALSVSFEGELWEKIVKTRTQELADAFRADTAKSIGAALGDIHIRECFVSKVLLLVHFSARYEATISEAELRKKIDEHSYDNVWALYDEMEDALAADMSEVMVKHFVGVHWDFAMEACPTLVEEAFKEDTANVLRTHASKVLVEDIALGSLIVRFRVQGLTISEAEAMQMTGNYAYPKVWALYMSCEEANGRASLKSHKNGSGGGLSRRRAEQLVAEEGVESQDTVTYLRKALADARRERDMYMEQVEQAEEAQRASQNS; this is encoded by the coding sequence ATGACCGCAGTCAGTGTCAACGAAAATGAGCTGGTGCACCTCAGCGTGGGCGACTTTGTCGCCATCCTCACCCATCACATGAAGGATGGCAAGCTGCACTGGATCTTGGGCTCCGTCGAGACGCCACCGTACCTGCGCGATGTCGAGATCCGCCTGTGGGCGAAGCAGCGGTTCGAGTACTacgacgagggcgacgccCCGGCAGACCCGGAGACCGCGGCGCTGATGGATCGCATTGCCCAAGTGAAGGACGAACTCCGTAAGAGCATTGACCAGGCCGAGGACCtcacggagcagctgcgcgaccgcCGCGCTGCCATTATTCAGAAGATCGCCGAGGCTGACAGGTACGTGGCGGAGTCGAAGGCCGtccgcgacgctgcgcgcgacgacgtcgaGAGCATCTCCGATCGCAACTGGCAGGAGCTGAAGTCGTACCGTATTCCACCCAAGATGGTGTCAGTAATAATTCGCGCCGTGATGTTGCTGCTCTCGGAGGACGAGGCCCGCACGTGGCCGCATATGCAGCGAGTGCTGCGCGACTTTTACTTCAAGCGCCGCATTACAAGCTACGACCCCGTTACGCAGCTCTCCCCTGAGCGCCGGGACTACATTCTGCAGGAGTGCGTGAGCAAGAAGAGCTTTCGCTATGACCGCGCCATGCAGGGTAGCGTGGCGGTGGGCCCCATCTACTACTGGGTGCTGGCTCAgctcgacagcggcgaggccCAGTCGCAGAAGGAAGACGTCGAGCAGGAGAAAATTGCACGCCAGAAAGAGCTGCGCGGTGTGCTGAAGCAAATTAGCGAGCAACAGGAGCGGATATCGGAATACCAGGAGCTCATGGATGACCTGGACGAtcagctgcgcctgtgcAACCAGCgcaacagcgacggcagctccgtcgcctcgcactcgcgccgccgcatctcGATCAGCGACCGCTATGCGGAGAGCTTCGCAGCtcgagaggggaaggagtACCTTCGTCCAGCCTTCTACGCATGGAAGCCGACGGACCGCGTCATCATTGTGCTTCGCAAGAATATCGTCTGCAACTtcggcgccgtcacctcgcaggagcaggaggagggctACAACATGAGCGAGCCGCAGATCCGCATGCTGGATGAAGCCCTCATACGCTCTCAGCAGGCCCTGGAGACGATTTGCGGCGACAACGAGGGCGAGGACGATGCCCTCGAGGAGGACATGCTCAAGCAGAACGACAACGAGACCGACCACACGGTGCGCAAAGATGAGGACATTCTGGAAGAGCGCCAGCGCAACGCTGCTGAGGGCAAGCCCACGCCGATTCCGACGCCGCAGGCGAGCGACACGAACAAGGTCGGCATaggcgccgccgaggcgacGTCGAAGCTTCAGCGCACGTTTGAGGGAAAGAACTGGCACCGCATTCTCGACCGCAAGCGTGAGGCCATCGAGGCTGCTTTCACAGAGGACTCCTCAGAGTGCCTGAAAGTGCCGCCGTACTCGATCATGATCGAAAGCCTCATGGTCGGGAGCCTTATCGTCGACTTCTCGGCCCAGCACGACGGCCAGCGCTCCgacgcggagctgcaggagcgcgtGAAGACTTTCGAGTTCCCGAAGGTCATGTCACTCTACgatgaggaggacgaggaggacgacgatgGCCCGGAGCATCAGATGAAGTTCGGCGGCGACCGCTGGGCCGACATGACCCCGGAGCACCATGACGAGATCGAGGCCGCTTTCCTGGCGGACACAAGCGCCGCGACTGGTGCGCTGCAGGACGAGATTGCCGTCCAAGACATTCGCGCTGACGCGGACGAAGGCCTCACGGTGGACTACTCGCTGCTGGACAAGGACCGTGACCCCGAGGAAGTGCAGGAGCAAGTGGACGCTTACGCATACCCTGCTGTGTGGGCTCTGTACCAGCGGCTCGCTGGGctggacgcggcggcgccgatccACCAGGTGCGCTTCCGCGGCGAGCGGTGGGCGGACATCATGCCCGGGGCTGAAGAAGCGATCAGGCAGGCGTTTGCTGAGGACACCGCCGACGCGCTCGGCattgcgccgcagcaggtaATCCCCGACGAGATCCGCTACGAGAAGGGACTGACGGTTCCCTACACCGTGCTCGACTGCTCGCTGGATGGCGACGAGGTCGATGCCAAGGCGGAGGACTATCATTACCCCAACACGTGGGCGCTGTACGACCGCCTTGTGGCGGAGGCCGTCGGCGCGGCCTACCAGAAGAGCTTCGAGGGCGAGCACTGGgagacggtgctgcacgCGGCGCGGCCAGAGGTGTCAGAAGCATTTTGCACAGACACGGCGAACGCCGTCAAGTCCGAGCCCGGCGACGTCGACCCTTGCTCGGTCGACACTGACCAGAACCGCCTGCTCGTCTCCTACAACGTTGGCGactcgcagcagcgtgccgATGAGGTGCGTGCGGACACCCAGGAGTACCCCTACCCAGAAGTGTGGGCGTTGTACCAGCTCGTCAtcgcggaggaggccgaaGGCACGCGGAAGCTGTCCCAGACGTTCGACGGAGAGGCGTGGGACGCGATCAACGCGGAGATGCCGGAGCAGGTGCGCGAGGCCTTCACGGAGGATGTGTCTGTCGCCACTCGCGTCAATCCGGCATGCGTGACGATACGCGACATCAAGACGAGCAAGAAGGGCATGACCGTTGAGTATGGTATTGTTCGTGAAGAGGGTCAGTCCGCGTACGCGACGCGCAAGGCAGCGAAGAACTTCGACTACCCGGTTACGTGGAGCCTGTACGAGGCGAACAAGAAGAGCGCGCCGGGGCACGCCCTCAGCGGGGTTGGCGAGGGCGAGTCTGCCATCTTCGAGCGCCGCTTCGAGGGCGATGACTGGGACATCGTTGTCGAGGGCTGTCGTGAGGAGCTCAGTGACGCCTTCCGCGCGGATacggcgcgtgtgctgggTGTGCCGAAGCAGAGCGTGCGCATCATCAGCATAGAGATAGGCAGCCCGAACGTCAAGTACCAGCTCGTAGACCCGCCGTGCGAGGACAGAGAGATCGAGCGGCgcatggaggaggacgagTTACCTGAGGTGATGGATCTGTACCGtcgctgcacacgcgctgaGGCCGAGGgtgcgacgccggcgctgcaggaccttgaggcgatgccgccgaagGTGTTCGACGGAGACGAGTGGGGCTTTGTAATGGCGAACCAGCGcgcggagctggagaaggcgtTCGTGAAGGACACGGCCGACGCCCTTGGTGTGAGCGATGACCAGGTGAGGGTGAAGGAGATGAAGGTGGGTCCGTACGCGCTGCGGGTGCAGTACAGCGTGCGCGACTGCCCATCCgacgaagcggcggcgcaggcgacCGTGGAGGACTACGCTTACCCATCCATGTGGGAGATCTACCCGGACGAGGAGGATCTGGGCAACTGCCAGAAGACGTTCGACGGCACAGGCTGGGAGGCAATCGTTGCCTCCCGCGAGGATGACGTGAGGGCGGCCTTCGCGAAGGACGTGGCTGAAGCCCTCAAAGCGGGCGAGCAGAGTGTTGTGGTCAAGTCCGTCCACGCCAACGCTGAGGGCCTCGAGGTGCGCTACAACGTGACGAGCGAGGCGTGCGATAGCGAGCAGATTATGGAGATGCAGCAGGAGTACGGCTACCCGAACACGTGGGCGCTCTATGAGGAAGACGAAGGCAACTGGGTGACAACGTCGCACCAGCTTGGCTTCGAGGGCGAGGACTGGGTGTACGTCGTGCAGGACAAGATGCCAGAGCTGCAAGAGGCGTTTGTCAGTTGCACCGCCGAACTATTTCATCTGCGTCCGGAGCACATTACGAATACCAAGTACACATTGGGCAGCCTCATCGTGGACTTTGAGTTCACACACCCGGCGAGGatgagcgaggaggagatcaGGAGGCAGCTCGTCACGTGCCCGTACGAGCCGGTCTGGGAACTCTACGGTTACCACCCCTGGGTCCCGACGGAGGTCACGGAGACGACGCACAATATCTGCTTCGAGGGGCCGGGCTGGGCGACCGTGCTGGAGTCACAGCGCGAGGAGCTAGAGGAGTGCTTCAAGCagggcacggcggcggcgctcgaggtCGAGCCGTCTGACGTGCGCATCGACTCGGCCGACTGCGCCGAGGAGTGCCTGTTCATCCGCACAACCGTCACCCACCACATCTTCCAGGACAACGAGCtcctgcaggagcagcttACCCGCTACCCATACGAGGAGGTCTGGAAACTCTACGCCGAGGACCCGAACCAGAGCTGGACTGTCACCTCGCACCAGGTCGGGTTTGACGGCGATGACTGGATGTACATTGTGTCTGCCAAGAAAGAGGCGCTGGAAAAGGCCTTCCGCACGTGCACTGGTGAATCCCTAGACCTGACGGACGAGCACATTACGAACATCGTCTTTGAGGCcaacgaggcggcgctgctgaccACCTTCGAGGTGAAGCACCCGAAGGAGCAGTCGGAGAAGGAGGTGAACCGGCGACTCGCCGAGTGCGACTATATGCGGGTGTGGGAGCTGTACATTGATCACCCGTACAACCCGGAGGAGAACGAGGTGACATCGCATGAGATCGGCTTCGAGGGCGATGAGTGGAACAAGGTAATTGCGACACAGCTGAAGCAGCTCGAGGAGGCCATCATGCTCGACACGTCCGAGGCGCTCGAGGTGACGCCGAACGACATCACGTCGATCACGACTAGCTTCGAGAACGGAAACCTACTAATCGTGCGCCTCAACATCCAGCACCCGGTGCTACAGGACGAGGAGCTGATCAAAGAGCAGCTGAGCCGCTACCCGTACGAGCGTGTGTGGGCACTTTACGAGGATGCGCCTATCACTCCTCTTAGCGAGGAAGACGCGGTCAGATTTAACGGTACCGGCGAGGGCGAGTCTGCCATCTTCGAGCGCCGCTTCGAGGGCGATGACTGGGACATCGTTGTCGAAGGCTGCCCTGAGGAGCTCAGTGACGCCTTccgcgcggaggcggcgcgtgtgctgggTGTGCCGAAGCAGAGCGTGCGCATCATCAGCACAGAGATAGGCAGCCTGATCGTCAAGTACCAGATCGTAGACCCGCCGTGTGAGGACAGTGAGATCGAGCGGCgcatggaggaggacgagTTACCTGAGGTGTTGAATCTGTACCGTCGTCGCATACGCGCTGAGGACGAGGGTGCGACCACGACGAGCCGCGTAAAGCCCGAGGGGAAGAAGATAACGACCCTGGAGGACTGCGGGTTTGAGGGTGAGGACTGGGACTACGTGTGGTCGATCAAGCAGGAGGCGATGCGCAAGGCCTTTGCAAAGGGTGTCGCGGACGCGCTGGGAATCAAGCCGACGGACATCCAGAACATCAACATGGAGAAGTCGGCGGACGGCATCGTGCTCGGTGCGAACGTGACGCACCCGCTGACGCAAGACTACCAGATGATCCGGCAGACGCTGAAGAACCACCCGTTCGAGGAGTTGTGGGCGCTGTACGAGACGCGGCCATACAACCCAGCTGAGTCCGTGACCACGGAGCACCTCATCTACTTCGAGGGCGAGGAATGGGACGCTGTGATGGCGGGCAAacgcgaggaggtggtggaggcgatcCGTAAGGATACAGCGAgtgcgctggagctgccggcggacgacgTAGTGAGCGTGTGTACGAAGGTGGAGCCGACTGGACTGGCCGCTACGGTCGTCGTGAGTCactcgccgctgcaggacgATGAACTGATTCACGAGGAGCTGACCAAGTACGACTACGAGCGCGTGTGGGCGCTGTACTGCCCTGAGAGTGGGCCACTGCATGGAACGAAGCACTTCGACGGCTTGAACTGGGCGGACGTAATCGGGAGCGACAAGGATGGTGTGATGCAGGCGTTTCGCGACGAtacggccgctgccgttaGCATGCGTCCGGACGATGTGGATGTGGACGACATCCGTACGACAGGCTTGGGCATGGATGTGGACTACACGGTGAACCTCGCCAACACGAGCGGGGAGGACATTGAGCATACGCTGCGGACGTACCCGTACCCGAACGTTTGGGGCCACTACCGTGTCGAAGATGAGATAACGACGCAGCAGAACTGCGGGTTCAAGGGTGAGGACTGGGACTACGTGTGGTTGATCAAGCAGGAGGCGATGCGCAAGGCCTTTGCAAAGGGTGTCGCGGACGCGCTGGGAATCAAGCCGACGGACATCCAGAACATCAACATGGAGAAGTCGGCGGACGGCATCGTGCTCGGTGCGAACGTGACGCACCCGCTGACGCAAGACTACCAGATGATCCGGCAGACGCTGAAGAACCACCCGTTCGAGGAGTTGTGGGCGCTGTACGAGACGCGGCCATGCGGCCAGGGCGATCTGAAGAGCGCCCTTGGCGGAACAGGCGACCGCGAGTCTggccggctgcagcgtctcTTCGAAGGCGATGACTGGGACCTCGTACTGGAGGGCTGCCCAGAGGACGCTACGGACGCCTTCCGAAAGGGTGTGGCGGACTCCGTGCACGTGTCGAAGTCGGACGTCGTTGTAATGGCGTGGCACCTGGGCAGCCTTATCATGAGTTACAAGGTGCGCAACTGCGACATGGAGGATGCCGAGATCAACGATAGGGTCCGTGCACACGAATTCCCGGAGCTGATGGCGTTGTaccgtgcgcgcgtgcgtcacGGCCAAAAGGGCGAGGGCGGTGCCACAGAGGGCAGCCCAATGCGTAAGGAGAAAGTGATTACTGTCGACATAGTTGACGAGGCTGAGGTGCCGGAGGGGTACACGCGTGTCGCGCTGAGTGTCAGCTTCGAAGGGGAGCTCTGGGAGAAGATTGTAAAGACGCGGACGCAGGAGTTGGCGGATGCTTTCCGCGCTGACACTGCCAAGTCCATTGGCGCTGCTCTGGGGGATATCCACATTCGCGAGTGCTTTGTGAGCAAGGTGCTTCTGTTGGTGCACTTCAGCGCCCGCTATGAGGCGACGATATCCGAGGCTGAGCTGCGCAAGAAGATTGATGAACACTCCTACGACAATGTCTGGGCCCTCTACGACGAGATGGAGGATGCTCTCGCAGCCGACATGTCGGAGGTCATGGTCAAGCACTTCGTCGGCGTTCACTGGGACTTTGCGATGGAGGCGTGCCCGACGCTTGTCGAGGAGGCCTTCAAGGAAGACACCGCCAATGTGCTGCGCACTCATGCCTCGAAGGTGCTCGTTGAGGACATCGCTCTGGGCAGCCTCATCGTGCGCTTCCGCGTGCAAGGGCTGACGATCTCGGAGGCGGAAGCGATGCAGATGACGGGCAACTACGCCTACCCGAAGGTGTGGGCTCTGTACATGTCCTGTGAGGAGGCGAACGGCCGTGCTTCATTGAAAAGCCACAAAAATGGAAGCGGAGGTGGCTTGTCGCGCCGACGGGCTGAGC